The DNA window GGCGAAGAGCCGGTGTCGGTCCGCAACTGGCTGAGCACCGTGTTGGGCGAACAGGACGTTCTCGACGTGCGCGCCAACGCCAACCACCTCGCCGCCTACGACCTGAGCCTCGACCTGGACCTCGGCGGCCTCCACGGCCGGGTGTACCGGGAATTCTACCACGAGGACATCCACAGCTTCCGATTTCGCAGTGCCCAGGACGGCCTCTGGGGCGTACGCCTTCGCCGCCCGGACGCGTCTGCCCTCGTGACTGCCGTGCTGTGGGAGCACCTCCGCATGACGCGCCAGTACGCCAAGTTCGTACAGGCGCCGGCGCGGGGCGATGCGACCTACTACCACCACGGCTTTTACCGCGACGGGTGGACCTACCAGGGCCGGACGTTGGGAACGCCGCTCATTACCCCCGCCGCCCGTACCCCCGGCCTTCAGGACAACCTGCCGGGCATCGGCAACAGCATCGTTCTGGCCCATCACGTGGGAATTGAGGGCAGCCTCGGGGCAGACGTCTCCTACCGACTTCTGGGGACCTACAGCCGCAACTACGGGGCCCAGGGGGTCTGTGGGGGGCCTGCCTGCAAGTCGCGCGTCGACCAGCGCCGAGAACGGACCGATCAGTATTCGTTCCGGGTCGAGGTGCGCGGGCCGCTCCTCCCCCGGCACAACCTCCGGCTCCGCACCGCCGTGGCCATCGATGCGGGCGCCTTCTACGACGAGCGGATCGGGGCCTCATTTGGCCTCACCTGGCGGTCTCCTTAATCCGGCCCGCCCCTGCTCGCGGACGGACAGAGCGAGCACGGCGAAGCGTCATTCCGCGACGGGGGCGGCCCGTTGGGCCATGAATCCGATGCGCTCCTCGTACCCGTACGTCGACATGAGCACCGGATAGAAAGCCTCGTCCGCCCGCCGCACGCTCCCGTTCTTCGTCGCGAAGACCTCCCCCGCCTCCACGCGCCGAAAGTTCTCGGCGACAAACTCGAAGCCCCGCCCCGACGCGTCCCCGAACACCTCGTACACCGTTGGGGTGGAGCGGACGTAGGGACGGTCGATGAGTCCCTCGGCGGCCAGGAAGTGCAGCAGGATGCGATGCGCACTGGACGCCGCGCCCTCGTCGTCGTAGTACCCGCACTCGATCGCTATGCCCGTCACGTGCTCCGTCACCCCCCCGCCGACGTAGCTCATGTCGACGAGGCGGTCGAGACCGGTTGACCGAGCGAGTCGGCGGGAGGCCGCGTCTCCCCCCGTCGCAATGGCGTACGGGCAGCCCCGCGACTCGGTAGAGTGGAAGTCGATGACGGTGGTGCCCTCCAGCTCGCGTCGGAGGCGGGCCGCGAGGCGCACCTCGTGCTGATCGCTCGACGCGTCGCCCGGCATGGCCCGGTTCAAATCCGTATCGCAGAACCGGTAGCCGAGCTTGAACGCGCGCTCGTTGGCAAGGACGAACTTGACCGGGGCCTGCAGCGTCACGTCGCCCGCCTTGAGGCGATTGAGGGCGTGCCACCCACAGGTCTCGTCGCCATGGACACAGGCCAGGATGGTATACTCCGGTCGGCCGTCGCCGAGGGTTTCAACGTGCATTGCAGTCTAGACAGGTGAGTGTAGGGCTCATTGTTCGCGATTGTCGACGACCACGTCGTAGTGGACCGCCTCGTCCTCGAATCGGCGGAGCAGCGCGCGAGCAGCGGGCGGCACGTGGGCCTTCTGCGGATCCGTTCCCACGAAATGCCGAACCGCGTCCATCGAGGCGAAGCGCAGGACCGTCATGAATGCCACGTCGTCCCCGTCCGGCCGTCGATACACCGCCGCCCCGCGAAAGCCCTCACCGCTCTGGGCTGCAATATCGGGCAGAATCTCGGTCCGGAGCAGCCGCTCGTAGCGGTCCGCGTCGTCCCGGGCCGTCCACCCCCGCCACACGCGAGCAATCATGAGAATGTGGGGTTGTGTGAGGAGCAGGAGTGACGCTCACCTTCAGTCAGCCGTTCGTCGCACGCAGGAAGCCCTCCGCCCCCACGACGACGCGACGAGGCGTTATCCCGACCGCGTCTCCCCATCCGCCGGCACCTCGACCGCCGACGCCGGGGGCGCCGCCCCGTTCGCATCGGTCGGCACAGCCTCTTTTCTAACGGCCCGCCCCACCTGGCGGTGGAAGCGCGCGAGCAGGAGGACGGACGCCGCGGCGAGCCCCGTTACCAGCCCCCACCAGAGGGCCTCGGGGCCGCCCCCGCCGCGCACCCCCCACAGGTAGCCCGTCACCAGCCCGATGCCCCAGTACGTCCCGACCGCAATGCCCATCGGCACCCGC is part of the Salinibacter ruber DSM 13855 genome and encodes:
- a CDS encoding capsule assembly Wzi family protein; the encoded protein is MLPTDWTVVRWVGLLVLAWGVAIPQSGAQPSGDAVGYSATVFAAGGSGASLPFWLSANRYGVIDPASANVGLRLAVRRPFQHRGFTYAFGAEFVGRASEASTAHASELYGRLRYGAVQLTVGRRKQMIGRVAPSLSLGSVTWSKNAPPVPKVTLSSDGYVPVPGTGAHVALKGHLAHGWFGRERFVRNALLHEKSLYLRAFSPDAPLQIHIGLVHHAQWGGTHPRRGEEPVSVRNWLSTVLGEQDVLDVRANANHLAAYDLSLDLDLGGLHGRVYREFYHEDIHSFRFRSAQDGLWGVRLRRPDASALVTAVLWEHLRMTRQYAKFVQAPARGDATYYHHGFYRDGWTYQGRTLGTPLITPAARTPGLQDNLPGIGNSIVLAHHVGIEGSLGADVSYRLLGTYSRNYGAQGVCGGPACKSRVDQRRERTDQYSFRVEVRGPLLPRHNLRLRTAVAIDAGAFYDERIGASFGLTWRSP
- a CDS encoding M14 family metallopeptidase; protein product: MHVETLGDGRPEYTILACVHGDETCGWHALNRLKAGDVTLQAPVKFVLANERAFKLGYRFCDTDLNRAMPGDASSDQHEVRLAARLRRELEGTTVIDFHSTESRGCPYAIATGGDAASRRLARSTGLDRLVDMSYVGGGVTEHVTGIAIECGYYDDEGAASSAHRILLHFLAAEGLIDRPYVRSTPTVYEVFGDASGRGFEFVAENFRRVEAGEVFATKNGSVRRADEAFYPVLMSTYGYEERIGFMAQRAAPVAE
- a CDS encoding antibiotic biosynthesis monooxygenase; its protein translation is MIARVWRGWTARDDADRYERLLRTEILPDIAAQSGEGFRGAAVYRRPDGDDVAFMTVLRFASMDAVRHFVGTDPQKAHVPPAARALLRRFEDEAVHYDVVVDNREQ